In one window of Chryseobacterium phocaeense DNA:
- a CDS encoding T9SS type A sorting domain-containing protein: MRTPLLSMKSGLAAAMVLLTGIVSAQQWQITGNAGITPANYAGTVDARAFFLRTNGASANPGQAILNEAGSFIVDAVNNSNVAKVKGSIVTGSGNILGGGAGSSLVSGWENDLSNGGGANVVGGQANAVLNGSSKSVALGWKNIIRNHNQFALGVGIDLKDVYSGGFGIDLMATGNRSFVIGAGIGSAKLTNNIPLSIMFGLSSTSTMLIKDKSVGILTLAPTANFHTVGTVRHENLPTGSGNALVVDASGNVMVSTTPLSKMGSADETIQELEDRIKNLENTVEELKQLLLNKNGASAELSSSDVARLSQNVPNPTQNGTSISYYVPNHTKTASIEVYNISGQLVKSLPLREKGNGTISLSGSDLPSGHYIYKMTTDGKVTGSKKMVIKD; this comes from the coding sequence ATGAGAACACCATTATTATCCATGAAAAGTGGCCTGGCAGCTGCTATGGTCCTTTTAACAGGCATCGTAAGTGCCCAGCAGTGGCAAATTACCGGAAACGCAGGAATCACCCCTGCCAATTACGCCGGAACCGTAGATGCGCGGGCTTTTTTCCTTAGAACTAACGGAGCATCGGCGAATCCGGGACAGGCTATCCTTAATGAAGCCGGTTCTTTCATTGTAGATGCCGTAAACAATTCCAATGTCGCCAAAGTAAAAGGAAGCATTGTGACCGGAAGTGGGAATATTCTTGGCGGAGGGGCCGGAAGCTCGCTGGTGAGCGGCTGGGAAAACGACCTAAGCAATGGCGGAGGTGCTAATGTGGTAGGCGGACAGGCCAATGCCGTGCTGAATGGCTCAAGCAAGTCTGTTGCCCTGGGCTGGAAAAACATTATCAGAAACCACAACCAGTTTGCTTTGGGTGTAGGGATCGACCTTAAAGATGTGTATTCCGGAGGATTCGGGATTGATCTGATGGCAACGGGAAACCGCTCTTTCGTAATCGGGGCCGGAATAGGAAGCGCAAAACTGACGAATAATATTCCACTGTCCATCATGTTCGGTCTGTCTTCCACTTCCACCATGCTGATCAAAGACAAAAGCGTAGGAATCCTCACTCTGGCACCAACAGCCAATTTCCACACGGTAGGAACAGTAAGACACGAAAATCTGCCTACAGGAAGCGGAAATGCCCTGGTAGTAGACGCCAGCGGAAATGTAATGGTTTCCACCACTCCACTCAGCAAAATGGGATCTGCCGATGAAACCATTCAGGAACTGGAAGACCGTATTAAAAACCTGGAAAATACAGTAGAAGAACTCAAGCAGCTGCTACTGAATAAAAATGGTGCGTCTGCGGAACTGTCTTCATCAGACGTTGCAAGGTTATCGCAGAATGTTCCCAATCCTACCCAAAACGGAACCAGCATCAGCTATTACGTTCCCAACCATACAAAAACAGCAAGTATTGAAGTCTACAATATTTCCGGCCAGCTGGTAAAATCCCTTCCGCTTCGTGAAAAAGGAAACGGCACCATCTCACTGTCCGGCTCCGACCTGCCATCCGGTCATTATATTTACAAAATGACTACGGACGGAAAGGTAACCGGTTCTAAAAAAATGGTTATTAAGGATTAG
- a CDS encoding DUF262 domain-containing protein yields MRTYNLKSFLTGSVTSVIHNENDYCYEAVYNTTQTDGDNETGDILSVLKIPLIQRDYAQGRVANKDLREEFIIKLFQHLESGEILKLDFIYGSLNRKNGTVFLPLDGQQRLTTLFLLHWYIIKKECGPDSDYDEMLTKFSYETRDTSRRFFEKLAGFTLTDNPKEDIKNAYWFSDYFRLDPTIDAVLNTLETIHTIYTGIQPENLLHVNLDKIVFYVLPMDQFKLTDDLYIKLNARGKLLSSFENFKADLIGWVKNCGEFDDEIQNENGDILLHCDNIAVKFDNKWSRFFWKKAKNEPKEKKTIDPYFFRFIHRILINDYILSYKGTASDLLNDAVYTSLLFREKEMYFSNFEFYRALISKKFILKLEKLLDFYSKHGFEVFENVQPTWEIGYSWDVFKKDKDNRFTMDDRMLFDAVNVYAENNEFFELIAFKDWIRIVWNLIVDPDIRSIGANKAAMQFIREIAGYSSDIMVKLAGGNLDYLLNDNRNIHSIQLKEEKQKAILLSDEKNNWKEIILSAESFGMLQGNISVLMNEADSPSILEERFIKFKYLFSANRPNEILKDEHHGIMRYILASFTDWNKLLTFNFSSTIINWKTYLRRNTEVMEAIRGLLNLDENLIAAHILDTIKKWSKLDTDDEKLRVAHTNLYKDNHFHIWMQNDGVNKVKWLWKHFFVIRPSAWYSKVMIDNYRNELIEQLIQEFGINLLHNHKCQDSAYFWGENLEINKEADGYNISFYFDSEKTLYIGLKKEFNNNLALTEEGDEVWIDKLIFDYSEINKVSEVKPFIEKIKASVIEKDSTFFKILDVSYISPNHREID; encoded by the coding sequence ATGAGAACATACAATTTAAAGAGCTTCCTCACAGGATCTGTTACATCAGTAATACATAATGAAAATGATTACTGTTATGAGGCTGTCTATAATACCACTCAAACAGATGGTGATAATGAAACTGGCGATATTCTTTCTGTGCTGAAAATTCCTTTAATACAAAGAGATTATGCTCAGGGAAGAGTTGCTAATAAAGATTTACGGGAAGAATTTATCATTAAATTATTTCAACATCTTGAGAGCGGAGAAATATTGAAGTTAGATTTTATATATGGCTCCTTAAATCGGAAAAACGGAACCGTATTTCTTCCTTTAGACGGGCAGCAAAGGCTTACAACATTGTTTCTTCTCCACTGGTATATAATAAAAAAAGAATGTGGTCCAGATTCTGATTATGATGAAATGCTTACAAAATTCTCTTACGAAACAAGAGATACATCAAGGAGATTCTTTGAGAAACTCGCTGGATTTACGCTTACAGATAACCCAAAAGAAGATATAAAAAATGCATATTGGTTCAGTGATTACTTTCGGCTTGATCCTACTATCGATGCTGTGCTGAACACTCTGGAGACTATTCATACAATATATACCGGTATTCAACCAGAAAATTTACTGCATGTTAATCTGGATAAAATTGTTTTTTATGTACTTCCCATGGATCAGTTTAAGCTAACGGATGACTTGTATATAAAATTGAATGCAAGAGGAAAACTGCTTTCTTCCTTTGAAAATTTTAAAGCAGATTTAATAGGTTGGGTTAAAAACTGTGGAGAATTTGATGATGAAATACAAAATGAAAACGGAGATATTCTTCTACACTGTGATAATATTGCCGTAAAATTTGACAACAAATGGTCCCGTTTCTTCTGGAAAAAAGCTAAAAACGAGCCCAAAGAAAAAAAGACGATAGATCCTTATTTTTTTAGGTTTATACATCGCATTTTGATTAATGACTACATTTTATCATATAAAGGGACTGCCTCGGATCTTTTGAATGACGCAGTTTACACATCACTCCTTTTCAGGGAAAAAGAAATGTATTTTTCTAATTTTGAATTTTACAGAGCACTCATTTCAAAGAAATTCATTTTGAAGCTGGAGAAACTTCTTGATTTCTATTCCAAACACGGCTTCGAAGTATTTGAAAATGTTCAGCCTACCTGGGAAATAGGATATTCATGGGATGTCTTTAAAAAAGATAAAGACAATAGATTTACAATGGATGACAGGATGCTTTTCGATGCTGTAAATGTTTACGCAGAAAATAATGAATTTTTTGAACTTATTGCATTTAAAGACTGGATCAGAATTGTATGGAATCTTATTGTTGATCCAGATATCAGAAGTATAGGAGCGAATAAAGCAGCGATGCAATTCATAAGAGAGATTGCAGGCTATTCTTCTGATATAATGGTGAAACTTGCAGGTGGCAACCTTGATTATTTACTAAACGATAACAGGAATATTCATAGCATACAGCTCAAAGAGGAAAAGCAGAAAGCTATACTTTTATCTGACGAAAAGAATAATTGGAAAGAAATTATCCTGAGCGCAGAAAGCTTTGGCATGTTACAGGGGAACATCTCAGTTCTTATGAACGAAGCTGATTCTCCTTCTATTCTGGAGGAAAGATTCATAAAATTTAAATACCTTTTTTCTGCAAACAGACCCAATGAAATTCTTAAAGATGAACATCATGGTATAATGAGGTACATTTTAGCATCTTTTACAGATTGGAATAAATTATTGACATTCAATTTTTCCAGTACAATAATTAACTGGAAGACCTATCTCCGAAGAAATACTGAAGTGATGGAAGCAATTCGTGGATTATTAAATCTGGACGAAAATTTAATAGCTGCACATATTCTTGATACAATAAAAAAGTGGTCAAAACTGGATACAGATGATGAAAAGCTTAGGGTTGCCCATACTAATCTTTATAAAGATAATCATTTTCATATCTGGATGCAGAATGATGGAGTTAATAAAGTCAAATGGTTATGGAAACACTTTTTTGTCATAAGACCGAGTGCATGGTACAGTAAGGTTATGATTGATAATTATCGTAATGAACTTATTGAGCAGTTGATACAGGAGTTTGGAATTAATTTGCTTCATAATCACAAATGTCAGGATTCAGCATATTTCTGGGGTGAAAACCTTGAAATAAATAAAGAAGCAGATGGTTATAATATTAGCTTTTATTTTGATAGTGAAAAGACACTTTATATAGGATTAAAAAAAGAGTTTAATAATAATCTGGCACTTACCGAAGAAGGAGATGAGGTCTGGATAGATAAATTGATTTTCGATTATTCCGAAATAAATAAAGTTTCGGAGGTAAAACCTTTCATCGAAAAAATCAAAGCAAGCGTAATCGAAAAGGACAGTACATTTTTCAAGATATTAGATGTATCTTACATATCTCCGAATCACAGAGAAATCGATTAA
- a CDS encoding DUF262 domain-containing protein, with protein MNTGVKLEAVAELLDRQFFIRSYQRGYRWDEDQVNDLLNDFNGFVEQENKHEDEFYCLQPVVVRKISLQEKIKLERLNFSEEPVYEVIDGQQRITTIVILLHYLLFELSGSIRLGLPSITYEVRPKSKEILMDFNAYMKDQTKEKELEDDIDFFHMKIVYDTIVKWFDGKKDKHMSFLKLLTSYKINNVKVIWYEVEENENSIAVFRRFNIGKIPLSNAELIKALFLKENANINISVIYSIAKEWQNIENQLQDPYLWGFLNPDKNYTSRIEYIFDLLFKKERFKYEGVYLQRFDDNFGTDKSAVFRFFQERITEAGNDIQSVWDDIVLIFEQIVQWYNSPEHYHYIGYLKNCERQKKTGDVVFDIIKLTGKNNEAAFETKDDLTDYLINSIKNITKTWFADQRIILKYDPKNLEKLRNLFFLFNVETCIKISLSGNGEEIYRLPFKLNKDNSYDIEHIDSKTEREISEMNENERVQYLKDLYLDFEAELYYKIQELHPEAFEDAKFSHQWLEENIVPEMPGLEAILEQILVELDSKLAGDGDQLLDKNIIGNLTALNSTINRSYGNSFYKTKRRRIIEEDQAGTYIPIISKNIFLKYYSKYPQKQSRWTASDAREYTRELENCLKKFM; from the coding sequence ATGAACACAGGTGTGAAACTGGAAGCTGTTGCGGAGCTTCTGGACAGGCAGTTTTTTATTCGGTCTTATCAGAGAGGTTACCGCTGGGACGAAGATCAGGTTAATGATCTTCTTAATGATTTTAACGGCTTTGTCGAACAGGAGAATAAGCATGAAGATGAATTTTACTGTCTGCAGCCGGTAGTAGTGCGAAAAATATCTTTACAGGAAAAAATAAAGCTGGAAAGGTTAAACTTTTCAGAAGAACCTGTTTATGAAGTAATAGATGGTCAGCAGAGGATCACTACTATTGTAATTCTTTTGCACTATCTTCTCTTTGAGTTGTCGGGAAGTATACGTCTCGGACTACCTTCTATTACCTATGAAGTCAGACCTAAAAGCAAAGAAATACTAATGGATTTTAATGCCTATATGAAGGATCAAACAAAGGAAAAAGAGCTTGAAGATGATATAGATTTTTTTCACATGAAAATAGTTTATGATACTATTGTAAAATGGTTTGATGGAAAGAAAGACAAGCATATGTCTTTTTTAAAACTCCTTACTTCCTATAAAATTAATAATGTAAAAGTGATCTGGTATGAGGTTGAGGAAAATGAAAATAGTATAGCGGTATTCAGAAGATTTAATATAGGTAAGATTCCCTTGTCTAATGCAGAACTTATCAAAGCACTGTTTCTTAAGGAAAATGCGAATATAAATATTTCAGTTATATATTCTATTGCAAAAGAATGGCAGAATATAGAAAATCAGCTCCAAGATCCTTATTTGTGGGGATTTCTGAATCCAGATAAAAATTATACCTCCAGAATAGAGTATATTTTCGACTTGCTTTTCAAAAAAGAAAGATTTAAGTATGAAGGGGTTTATCTTCAGAGGTTTGACGATAATTTTGGAACTGATAAAAGCGCAGTATTCAGATTTTTTCAAGAAAGGATCACAGAAGCAGGAAATGATATCCAATCAGTATGGGATGATATTGTTCTTATCTTTGAACAGATTGTTCAGTGGTATAATAGTCCGGAGCATTACCATTATATAGGTTACCTGAAGAACTGTGAAAGACAAAAGAAAACTGGAGATGTGGTTTTTGATATTATAAAACTTACCGGAAAGAATAACGAAGCCGCTTTTGAAACTAAAGATGATCTTACGGATTATCTTATCAATAGCATTAAAAATATAACAAAAACATGGTTTGCAGATCAGCGGATCATATTGAAGTATGATCCGAAAAACCTGGAGAAATTAAGAAACCTTTTTTTTCTGTTCAATGTGGAAACCTGTATTAAAATTTCTTTATCCGGAAATGGCGAAGAGATCTACAGACTGCCATTTAAACTTAATAAAGATAACAGCTACGATATAGAACACATAGATTCTAAAACTGAAAGAGAGATTTCAGAAATGAATGAAAATGAAAGAGTACAGTACTTGAAAGATCTTTATCTTGATTTTGAAGCTGAGCTTTATTACAAAATACAGGAATTACATCCGGAAGCTTTTGAAGACGCAAAATTTTCACATCAATGGCTTGAGGAAAATATTGTTCCGGAAATGCCAGGGTTGGAAGCTATATTAGAACAGATTCTAGTTGAATTAGATAGTAAGTTGGCGGGGGATGGTGATCAGCTGCTCGATAAAAATATAATTGGTAATTTGACTGCTTTGAATAGCACTATTAACCGGAGCTATGGTAACTCTTTTTACAAAACTAAAAGAAGACGTATCATAGAAGAAGATCAGGCTGGAACTTACATTCCGATTATCTCAAAAAATATTTTCCTGAAATATTATTCCAAATATCCACAAAAGCAATCAAGATGGACTGCATCAGACGCCAGGGAATACACAAGAGAACTGGAAAATTGCCTTAAAAAATTTATGTAA
- a CDS encoding sensor histidine kinase: MPYRENQNLAVVLWIWIGIGLLFLMTLFITVLTSTYLKSIKKNKRKVMQMVRNTQTECWENTLYIQEKDRERLAEELHDNIISRLNLIRLNRAGKSANELSQDIRVSMQLIRELSHNLTPPDLNDIELPDLIADYLEQIEDIPVIFHHSGSGYGISSSVKLNLFRIVQELISNVLKHAGASKVEIRLRISTQYLVLTVKDNGCGFKTGTRYGGIGLRNIQSRTQQINAVYKLKTRPEKGTQWMILTAFKSN; the protein is encoded by the coding sequence ATGCCGTACCGTGAAAATCAGAATCTGGCAGTAGTCCTGTGGATATGGATCGGGATCGGGCTGCTCTTTTTAATGACTCTGTTTATAACCGTACTCACCTCCACGTATCTGAAAAGTATAAAAAAAAATAAAAGAAAAGTAATGCAGATGGTCAGAAATACCCAGACGGAATGCTGGGAAAACACCCTTTACATCCAGGAAAAAGACCGGGAACGCCTGGCAGAGGAACTTCATGACAATATTATCTCCAGACTGAACCTCATCCGTCTGAACAGAGCCGGTAAAAGTGCGAATGAGCTCAGCCAGGACATCAGGGTTTCCATGCAGCTGATCCGTGAGCTTTCCCACAACCTTACGCCGCCGGATCTGAATGATATTGAGCTTCCGGATCTCATTGCAGATTATCTTGAGCAGATTGAAGATATTCCTGTTATTTTTCATCATTCCGGAAGCGGATATGGAATCAGCAGTTCGGTAAAATTAAATCTATTCAGAATTGTTCAGGAACTCATCAGCAATGTACTTAAGCATGCCGGGGCTTCAAAAGTCGAAATCCGGCTCAGAATCTCAACACAATATCTTGTTCTGACCGTGAAAGACAATGGCTGCGGCTTTAAAACAGGAACCCGGTACGGAGGTATCGGCCTCAGGAATATCCAGTCAAGGACACAACAGATCAACGCAGTATATAAACTAAAAACCAGGCCGGAAAAAGGAACGCAATGGATGATCCTTACGGCATTTAAATCAAATTAA